One window of the Athene noctua chromosome 5, bAthNoc1.hap1.1, whole genome shotgun sequence genome contains the following:
- the TACSTD2 gene encoding tumor-associated calcium signal transducer 2 → MEPLLGLCLALILVGASSALNNCTCATNRWTVCAQGGSGNCTCTLVGSNHKVNCSTLTSKCLLMKAEMVLLKEKHFWGHPWGLLDNDGIYNPDCEDSGMFKARQCNHTNTCWCVNTAGVRRTEKGDKSLSCGEVVRTSWIYIELKHKKRPSTVSGSDVVNALKHVLESRYQLHSKYIAAIKYDFPFIQIRLNQKQKSRCDVDIADVAYYFEKDIKNNSIFHSNSTLTVSVNGHALDIEELQIYYVDEKPPVFCMRQLLPDVSTMLTVVTLTAGCGIAGLLILRWLRTRKCKETEITEMDEIRAPSLQLP, encoded by the coding sequence ATGGAGCCTCTGCTCGGGCTGTGCCTGGCTTTGATTCTGGTGGGAGCTTCATCAGCGCTGAACAACTGTACCTGCGCGACCAACAGGTGGACAGTGTGTGCGCAGGGTGGATCTGGGAACTGCACCTGCACGCTGGTAGGTTCAAATCACAAGGTAAACTGCTCAACGCTGACTTCGAAGTGCTTGCTGATGAAGGCCGAAATGGTGCTCCTGAAGGAGAAGCACTTCTGGGGCCATCCCTGGGGGCTGTTAGATAACGATGGCATTTACAATCCAGACTGTGAGGACAGTGGTATGTTCAAAGCCAGGCAGTGCAATCACACCAACACCTGCTGGTGCGTGAACACTGCTGGAGTAAGAAGAACTGAAAAGGGTGACAAAAGCTTGAGCTGCGGTGAAGTGGTTAGAACAAGCTGGATCTACATTGAACTGAAGCACAAAAAAAGGCCCAGTACCGTCAGTGGTTCCGACGTAGTAAATGCCCTCAAACATGTGTTGGAGAGCCGATACCAGCTGCACTCCAAGTACATTGCAGCCATTAAGTATGATTTCCCTTTTATCCAGATCCGCCTGAACCAGAAACAGAAATCAAGGTGTGATGTAGATATAGCTGATGTAGCCTATTACTTtgaaaaagatataaaaaacaaCTCGATATTTCATTCTAACAGTACATTAACTGTCTCTGTCAACGGACATGCTCTGGATATTGAAGAACTACAGATTTACTATGTTGATGAAAAGCCACCTGTGTTTTGCATGAGACAACTGCTTCCCGATGTCAGTACTATGCTGACAGTGGTGACCCTGACAGCGGGCTGTGGCATCGCTGGGCTCCTTATTCTGAGGTGGCTGCGGACAAGAAAATGCAAGGAAACTGAGATTACAGAAATGGATGAAATAAGAGCACCAAGCTTACAACTGCCCTGa
- the OMA1 gene encoding metalloendopeptidase OMA1, mitochondrial isoform X1: MTIICGLKLLGKKCIFFHLALTKQGKCNNFYRCYAGYCRTQVSCARDRCQRLDLRGNTRNCFLTGSPDYSRNFISKGQRCLLSVSNTEAYKNAHCSSGRFCLQSSWPLREKTASLQISSVGQLPHHFSALNIHIIRSFRTSLSFQAAPVPLFWIIVKPAQKLLAIILGRSIRNWWKALPPNKREHLKESARKNKWKILLGASSLGVLFIVFYFTHLEETPITGRARLLVFGKEHFRELSQMEYDMWMEEFKDKMLPEADARYQVVERVVGHLSESNKDIPQVSALKWVIHVVDEPGVNAFVLPNGQVFVFTGLLDAVSDIHQLSFILGHEIAHVVLEHAAEKASLVHFLDFLSLIFLTVIWAICPRDSLAVVGQWIQSKLQEFMFDRPYSRTLEAEADKVGLQFAAKACVDVRASSVFWQQMELAENIQGQPKLPEWLSTHPSHENRAEHLDRLIPEALKIRESCNCPSLSGPDPRLIFRLNMQHLLESSKDQETPNSTKRELSKPNQDSPPPQKVEDMPVTFAVKPTN; encoded by the exons ATGACTATCATCTGTGGTCTAAAGTTGCTGggcaagaaatgtattttctttcatttggctTTGACCAAGCAGGGGAAGTGCAATAATTTCTATAGGTGTTACGCAGGATATTGCCGCACTCAGGTCAGTTGTGCACGAGATAGATGCCAAAGGCTGGATTTGCGTGGAAATACCAGAAACTGTTTTTTGACTGGAAGCCCTGACTACTCTAGAAACTTCATCAGCAAAGGACAGAGATGTCTTCTGAGTGTCTCAAATACAGAAGCGTACAAGAATGCACACTGCAGTTCGGGAAGGTTTTGCCTCCAGTCTTCTTGGCCACTGAGGGAGAAGACTGCATCCCTCCAGATCAGTTCTGTAGGGCAACTCCCACatcatttttctgctttgaacaTTCACATCATCAGGTCTTTTCGCACATCACTGTCATTTCAGGCTGCACCAGTTCCTCTTTTCTGGATTATTGTTAAACCAGCTCAGAAATTACTTGCTATCATTCTTGGCAG GAGCATAAGAAATTGGTGGAAGGCACTTCCTCCTAATAAACGAGAACATCTAAAAGAAagtgcaagaaaaaataaatggaagataCTCCTGGGTGCCAGTAGCTTAGGAGttttatttattgtgttttaCTTTACTCATTTGGAAGAGACACCCATCACTGGGCGCGCTCGGCTGTTGGTGTTTGGAAAAGAGCATTTTAGGGAGCTGTCACAGATGGAATATGATATG tggaTGGAGGAATTCAAAGATAAAATGTTACCTGAGGCAGATGCACGCTATCAGGTTGTGGAGAGAGTTGTTGGTCATTTATCTGAAAGCAATAAGGACATCCCACAGGTCTCGGCACTCAAGTGGGTTATCCACGTGGTAGATGAACCAGGTGTAAATGCTTTTGTGCTTCCA AATGGTCAAGTGTTTGTTTTCACCGGATTGCTAGATGCAGTTTCTGATATACATCAGCTGTCTTTCATTTTGGGCCATGAAATTGCTCATGTTGTGCTGGAACATGCA GCAGAGAAAGCCAGCCTGGTTCACTTCTTGGATTTTCTATCACTCATCTTTCTTACTGTGATTTGGGCCATCTGTCCTCGTGATAGTTTGGCAGTTGTTGGCCAGTGGATTCAGAGCAAGTTGCAGGAG TTTATGTTTGATAGACCATACAGCAGAACATtggaggctgaagctgataaAGTGGGACTTCAGTTTGCAGCAAAG gCTTGTGTGGACGTAAGAGCAAGCAGTGTATTTTGGCAACAAATGGAATTAGCAGAAAACATTCAAGGGCAACCCAAGTTACCAGAGTGGCTCTCCACACACCCTTCTCATGAAAACAGAGCTGAGCACTTAGACCGGCTTATCCCAGAG GCTCTTAAAATAAGAGAGAGCTGCAATTGCCCATCTCTTTCTGGACCAGATCCTCGCCTCATTTTCAGACTTAACATGCAACATCTCCTGGAATCGTCTAAAGATCAAGAAACCCCAAATTCTACAAAGCGAGAGCTCTCAAAACCAAACCaggattcccccccccctcaaaaagtGGAAGATATGCCAGTAACTTTTGCAGTTAAACCTACAAACTAA
- the OMA1 gene encoding metalloendopeptidase OMA1, mitochondrial isoform X2: MFARVCEEWSIRNWWKALPPNKREHLKESARKNKWKILLGASSLGVLFIVFYFTHLEETPITGRARLLVFGKEHFRELSQMEYDMWMEEFKDKMLPEADARYQVVERVVGHLSESNKDIPQVSALKWVIHVVDEPGVNAFVLPNGQVFVFTGLLDAVSDIHQLSFILGHEIAHVVLEHAAEKASLVHFLDFLSLIFLTVIWAICPRDSLAVVGQWIQSKLQEFMFDRPYSRTLEAEADKVGLQFAAKACVDVRASSVFWQQMELAENIQGQPKLPEWLSTHPSHENRAEHLDRLIPEALKIRESCNCPSLSGPDPRLIFRLNMQHLLESSKDQETPNSTKRELSKPNQDSPPPQKVEDMPVTFAVKPTN, from the exons ATGTTTGCACGAGTTTGTGAAGAATG GAGCATAAGAAATTGGTGGAAGGCACTTCCTCCTAATAAACGAGAACATCTAAAAGAAagtgcaagaaaaaataaatggaagataCTCCTGGGTGCCAGTAGCTTAGGAGttttatttattgtgttttaCTTTACTCATTTGGAAGAGACACCCATCACTGGGCGCGCTCGGCTGTTGGTGTTTGGAAAAGAGCATTTTAGGGAGCTGTCACAGATGGAATATGATATG tggaTGGAGGAATTCAAAGATAAAATGTTACCTGAGGCAGATGCACGCTATCAGGTTGTGGAGAGAGTTGTTGGTCATTTATCTGAAAGCAATAAGGACATCCCACAGGTCTCGGCACTCAAGTGGGTTATCCACGTGGTAGATGAACCAGGTGTAAATGCTTTTGTGCTTCCA AATGGTCAAGTGTTTGTTTTCACCGGATTGCTAGATGCAGTTTCTGATATACATCAGCTGTCTTTCATTTTGGGCCATGAAATTGCTCATGTTGTGCTGGAACATGCA GCAGAGAAAGCCAGCCTGGTTCACTTCTTGGATTTTCTATCACTCATCTTTCTTACTGTGATTTGGGCCATCTGTCCTCGTGATAGTTTGGCAGTTGTTGGCCAGTGGATTCAGAGCAAGTTGCAGGAG TTTATGTTTGATAGACCATACAGCAGAACATtggaggctgaagctgataaAGTGGGACTTCAGTTTGCAGCAAAG gCTTGTGTGGACGTAAGAGCAAGCAGTGTATTTTGGCAACAAATGGAATTAGCAGAAAACATTCAAGGGCAACCCAAGTTACCAGAGTGGCTCTCCACACACCCTTCTCATGAAAACAGAGCTGAGCACTTAGACCGGCTTATCCCAGAG GCTCTTAAAATAAGAGAGAGCTGCAATTGCCCATCTCTTTCTGGACCAGATCCTCGCCTCATTTTCAGACTTAACATGCAACATCTCCTGGAATCGTCTAAAGATCAAGAAACCCCAAATTCTACAAAGCGAGAGCTCTCAAAACCAAACCaggattcccccccccctcaaaaagtGGAAGATATGCCAGTAACTTTTGCAGTTAAACCTACAAACTAA